The Amblyomma americanum isolate KBUSLIRL-KWMA chromosome 3, ASM5285725v1, whole genome shotgun sequence genome window below encodes:
- the LOC144123648 gene encoding tyrosine-protein kinase RYK-like, whose protein sequence is MAALAVAAAALSLLCGAASSKVAFNLYLKQHESRRLFGLDVELFYVKEGRRNEYALGFVVPVPANVSELEFVWQALGTLPLAYALDVQVNEGRGHRALGSPTLDVPPRGTLPVAPRSFRVRLPCTGLASAEVPVLIVLNVSSPDTTLYDLSSPTNATTVSLPRNRICAKDAQALSDEGGGSWRAGLVPSPVASSSSSSRSLVVVAGCACAALAAVALTAAVAWLVRVRKASPSAAAPGEEEAPPWQAWSSSGRPLSCGPPWILEPTAPLRGEHGGRETPESPALRTSAGCAPGGAPDGAQADLTERLAEIHVDRRKVTFLENLHQGTFGQIFHGLLVEDWAEVGAEQNVLIKTVTGEASAAQASLAVREGLSLLGMNHANVLSVVGAACDEPGPPLLIYPYMNAGNLKRFLRQSDQVLVTQDLVDIAIQVAEGLQYLHKRGFVHRDVGTRNCVVDDRLHVKVTDSALSRDLFPDDYHCLGDGENRPVKWLAPESLRPPCLFSAASDLWMFGVALWELMTLAQQPYAELDPFEVAEHLERGYRLAQPVNCPDPLYLVMDNCWCADPEQRPTSAALLRHLADLYAALGRFI, encoded by the exons ATGGCGGCGCTCGCCGTGGCGGCTGCTGCCCTGTCTCTGCTCTGCGGCGCCGCTTCGTCTAAGGTGGCTTTCAACCTCTACCTCAAGCAGCACGAATCCCGAAGGCTGTTCG GCCTGGACGTGGAGCTCTTCTACGTGAAGGAAGGGCGCCGCAACGAGTACGCGCTGGGCTTCGTGGTTCCCGTCCCTGCCAATGTGTCCGAGCTGGAGTTTGTCTGGCAGGCGCTGGGGACACTGCCGCTTGCCTACGCCCTGGACGTCCAG GTGAACGAAGGCCGGGGCCACCGGGCCCTGGGCAGCCCGACGCTGGACGTGCCTCCCCGGGGCACGCTGCCCGTGGCGCCCCGCAGCTTCCGGGTGCGGCTGCCCTGCACGGGCCTGGCCAGTGCCGAGGTGCCAGTGCTCATCGTGCTCAACGTGTCCTCGCCGGACACGACGCTCTACGACCTGTCCTCCCCGACCAACGCCACCACGGTCTCGCTACCGCGCAACAGGATCTGCGCCAAAG ACGCACAGGCGCTGAGCGATGAGggtggcggcagctggcgcgcCGGGCTGGTGCCCTCCCCGGTGGCCTCATCTTCGTCCTCCTCCCGCTCGCTGGTGGTGGTGGCCGGGTGCGCCTGCGCCGCACTGGCTGCCGTGGCACTCACTGCCGCCGTCGCCTGGCTCGTCCGAGTGCGCAAGGCCTCGCCAAG CGCGGCTGCCCCCGGCGAAGAAGAAGCCCCTCCGTGGCAGGCCTGGTCGTCCAGCGGCCGTCCACTGTCGTGCGGTCCGCCCTGGATCCTGGAGCCCACAGCGCCACTCCGAGGCGAACACGGGGGCCGGGAGACGCCGGAGTCTCCCGCCCTGCGAACATCTGCTGGCTGCGCCCCGG GTGGTGCGCCCGACGGAGCCCAGGCAGACCTCACCGAAAGACTCGCGGAGATCCATGTTGACAGGAGGAAAGTCACCTTCTTGGAGAACCTTCACCAAG GCACATTCGGCCAGATCTTCCACGGCCTCCTGGTGGAAGACTGGGCTGAAGTGGGTGCCGAGCAGAATGTACTCATCAAGACCGTCACAG GTGAGGCGTCAGCGGCGCAGGCCTCGCTGGCCGTCCGCGAGGGGTTGTCCCTGCTGGGCATGAATCACGCCAACGTACTGTCCGTGGTGGGCGCCGCGTGCGATGAGCCGGGCCCCCCGCTGCTCATCTACCCGTACATGAACGCCGGAAACCTCAAGCGCTTCCTCAGGCAGTCCGACCAG GTGCTGGTCACCCAGGACCTGGTGGACATCGCCATCCAGGTGGCCGAAGGGTTGCAATACCTGCACAAGCGGGGATTCGTTCACCGTGACGTGGGCACCAGGAACTGCGT CGTGGACGACCGGCTTCACGTGAAGGTGACGGACAGTGCCCTGTCGCGGGACCTGTTTCCGGACGACTACCACTGCCTGGGCGACGGAGAGAACCGGCCCGTCAAGTGGCTGGCGCCCGAGAGCCTTCGACCCCCGTGCCTGTTCTCGGCCGCCTCCGACCTGTGGATGTTCGGCGTGGCACTCTGGGAGCTCATGACGCTCGCGCAACAGCCGTACGCTGAGTTGGACCCGTTCGAGGTGGCCGAGCACCTGGAGCGAGGATACCGGCTCGCGCAGCCCGTCAACTGCCCCGACCCGCT GTACCTGGTAATGGACAACTGCTGGTGCGCGGATCCTGAGCAGAGGCCCACGTCGGCTGCCCTGCTGCGTCACCTGGCAGACCTTTACGCAGCTTTGGGCCGCTTCATCTAG